The following are encoded in a window of Armatimonadota bacterium genomic DNA:
- a CDS encoding efflux RND transporter periplasmic adaptor subunit: MMAKNRKDRKPIIIGAIVLIAVLVFSLARHRADSSKVVLKTAKVTRTTITTSVSGTGTLEALSTVEVKSNVGGQIIWLGVDEGDRVKAGQVVARIDPTDTKSALEQTNANLASARAKVLQAQNNRDMQHSQYPAQLQAAQEAVKSAKAQLEQAQQQASVQPTLTREAINEAKSSLASAEASYRQAKKATVPQAIVSAQANYNGAKSAADQTKNELHRQKALYEKGFVSKSDLESAQKNYDAAQAQLDSTSKKLETVKDETNEDLLSSEAKVAAAKAALKTAEANSVQVSIKKQALADAQASYRKALASLAEVRATYRTEIVKAADITQAEADVKSSEASLKQAQKNLGYTTITAPCSGVVVTKYVELGSIVTGAKSSAIASGSGVALFEVADVSKMNATVDIDETDISQIRMNQSVNITVDAYPNEVFKGTVTKIAPQTTTTNNVTTIPVTVEISSTDSKLKPGMNATCDFITASKEDVLAVPNNALKGSNKQSIVMVIENGAPKSRRVETGLSGDEMTEITSGLKEGEQVVISDKTSTGIGQTTKQSGRFGPPGGMPM, translated from the coding sequence AGCCGACAGCAGTAAGGTCGTTCTCAAAACCGCAAAGGTCACACGAACGACTATCACTACATCCGTCTCCGGCACGGGCACGCTGGAGGCTCTGAGCACGGTTGAAGTCAAATCCAACGTTGGTGGCCAGATAATCTGGCTGGGTGTGGATGAAGGCGACCGCGTAAAGGCGGGCCAGGTAGTAGCCCGCATCGACCCGACCGACACGAAAAGCGCTCTTGAACAGACGAACGCCAATCTTGCCAGCGCGCGGGCAAAAGTACTGCAGGCCCAAAACAACAGAGACATGCAGCACAGTCAGTATCCAGCTCAGTTACAAGCCGCACAGGAGGCGGTAAAGAGCGCAAAGGCTCAACTCGAACAAGCGCAGCAGCAAGCATCCGTGCAACCGACACTTACTAGAGAAGCCATAAACGAGGCAAAAAGCTCGCTCGCATCAGCCGAAGCGTCTTACCGCCAGGCAAAAAAGGCGACAGTGCCTCAAGCAATAGTCTCGGCACAGGCAAATTATAACGGAGCGAAATCAGCCGCCGACCAGACAAAAAACGAGCTTCATCGCCAAAAAGCGCTGTATGAAAAGGGATTTGTCTCGAAATCCGATCTGGAATCGGCGCAAAAAAACTATGACGCGGCTCAAGCGCAGCTCGACAGCACAAGTAAGAAACTCGAAACAGTAAAAGATGAAACAAATGAAGACCTGCTCAGCAGCGAAGCCAAAGTGGCCGCTGCAAAAGCCGCTCTAAAGACCGCGGAAGCCAACAGCGTACAGGTATCCATAAAGAAACAGGCTCTGGCTGATGCGCAAGCCTCGTATAGAAAAGCTCTCGCATCCCTGGCAGAAGTCCGCGCGACATATCGCACAGAGATCGTGAAGGCGGCGGATATCACACAGGCGGAAGCTGATGTAAAGAGTTCGGAAGCTTCGCTCAAACAGGCGCAAAAGAACCTCGGCTATACGACAATAACAGCCCCTTGCTCGGGAGTTGTGGTCACAAAATATGTAGAGTTAGGCTCTATCGTCACGGGAGCAAAGTCGTCGGCAATTGCGTCCGGCAGTGGTGTCGCACTCTTTGAAGTCGCCGACGTCAGCAAAATGAACGCGACAGTCGATATAGACGAGACCGACATCTCGCAAATTCGTATGAACCAGAGCGTTAATATCACGGTCGACGCCTATCCAAACGAAGTCTTCAAAGGCACAGTGACTAAGATCGCGCCTCAGACGACCACGACAAATAATGTTACCACCATACCGGTAACTGTGGAGATAAGCTCGACCGACAGTAAATTAAAGCCGGGAATGAACGCAACATGCGACTTTATCACAGCCAGTAAAGAAGATGTCCTGGCTGTTCCCAACAACGCTCTGAAAGGCTCGAACAAGCAGTCGATAGTAATGGTGATCGAGAACGGCGCGCCGAAATCACGAAGAGTCGAAACCGGCCTCTCAGGCGATGAAATGACTGAGATCACAAGTGGACTCAAAGAAGGCGAACAGGTCGTGATATCGGATAAAACCAGCACAGGTATAGGGCAAACTACAAAACAATCCGGCAGATTTGGACCACCAGGCGGAATGCCGATGTAG